From Marinoscillum sp. 108, a single genomic window includes:
- a CDS encoding lactoylglutathione lyase family protein gives MNDIKYPKSFSHIGITVPDIRKAVDFYHNVMGWYVIMPPSTVKKERETAIGQMCIDVFGENWEEFEIAHLSTSDGIGIELFSFPHGIKEAPEFNPFNTGLFHFCVQDPDIENLTKRIVESGGKQRMPIREYYPNEKPYKMVYVEDPFGIVFEIYTHSYELTYSSGAYQE, from the coding sequence ATGAATGACATAAAGTATCCGAAATCCTTTTCGCACATTGGGATTACTGTGCCTGACATCAGGAAAGCGGTAGATTTTTATCATAACGTGATGGGATGGTATGTGATAATGCCACCATCCACCGTAAAGAAGGAAAGGGAAACAGCCATTGGACAGATGTGCATTGACGTTTTTGGAGAAAATTGGGAGGAGTTTGAAATCGCGCATTTGTCTACCTCTGACGGAATCGGGATTGAGCTATTTTCTTTTCCCCACGGGATAAAGGAAGCCCCTGAGTTTAACCCTTTCAATACAGGGCTTTTTCACTTTTGTGTACAAGATCCTGATATCGAAAATCTAACCAAAAGGATAGTTGAGTCTGGCGGAAAGCAAAGAATGCCGATCAGAGAATACTACCCCAATGAAAAGCCTTATAAAATGGTCTATGTGGAGGATCCATTTGGAATCGTGTTTGAAATATATACCCACAGTTATGAGTTAACGTATTCTTCGGGAGCCTACCAGGAATAG
- a CDS encoding TonB-dependent receptor, whose protein sequence is MNTLTIRNQTVKILIGIALALFLVSNSFGQTQVIKGKIIDAQAEYELIGATILVLGSEPMLGTITDVDGTFRLENVPVGRQTLAVQYVGYKNQTIPNVLVTAGKEVILQIKLEESVENLEAVVVTASASKDLPINEMAKVSARTFSLEETTRFSGGRNDVARLATSFAGVSAPNDSRNDIVVRGNSPTGLQWRIEGIPVPTTNHFATLGVTGGPVNALNTNILRTSDFLTGAFPAEYGNANAAVFDVNFRNGNADKFEFTGQMSAYSGMELMAEGSINREKNSSFVATYRYGIASLAATGTSAVPYYQDFSFKVNLGETKIGKFEVFGLGGLSSIDFKGDEVKEGDLFADPAVDAYIDNTLGVIGMSHLMRPNKTTYIKTTVGASTTQNNYYQDNLLKDNGGETVGKFRATNVETADSRYTLSSVVNKKFNARWNLRAGYLGELYHADFLYNDRDNRAEIPDENNDEIPDYFIPVRNVSEYYLLSRVFGQAEYKLTDNLSTTFGVSTQYLGLSERFSVEPRAALSYQFTPIQRISLAYGLHSQMAPSPILFLQEETSPGVFERTNKNLDFIKSHHFVAGYDRNLGKDWRFKSEIYYQHLYNIPVQSTPSSYAIINEGADFVFDERGSLVNEGTGRNYGLELTLEKFFSNDYYLLMTTSLFDSKYSGSDGIERSTSFNNQFVYNVLFGKEWKFGPAQRNAWTFDTKFTTSGGKPYTPVDLEATRANAGREVRMDEIAYSERYANYFRWDVKFGVRMNSSRRNISHQFFVDLQNVTNRKNEFVRRYNEVTDEVNSIKQIGFFPDVMYRIQF, encoded by the coding sequence ATGAATACGCTTACTATTCGCAATCAGACTGTAAAGATTTTAATTGGGATCGCCCTGGCCCTTTTTCTGGTCTCCAATTCCTTTGGGCAAACGCAGGTGATCAAGGGAAAAATCATCGACGCACAGGCAGAATACGAACTCATTGGGGCCACGATCCTCGTGCTGGGGAGCGAGCCGATGCTGGGCACCATCACGGATGTAGATGGAACCTTCCGACTGGAAAATGTACCTGTAGGAAGGCAAACCCTGGCCGTGCAATATGTGGGCTATAAAAACCAGACCATCCCCAATGTACTGGTGACGGCAGGTAAGGAGGTGATCCTGCAGATCAAGTTGGAGGAATCGGTGGAAAACCTGGAAGCCGTGGTGGTGACCGCCAGTGCCAGCAAAGACCTGCCCATCAATGAAATGGCAAAGGTGAGTGCCCGCACGTTTAGCCTGGAGGAAACCACCCGCTTCTCTGGCGGGCGAAACGACGTGGCTCGATTGGCCACTTCCTTTGCAGGGGTGAGTGCACCCAATGATTCGCGAAATGACATTGTGGTGCGGGGAAATTCACCCACCGGTCTGCAGTGGCGGATCGAGGGGATTCCTGTGCCTACCACGAACCACTTTGCTACGCTGGGGGTAACTGGCGGGCCGGTGAATGCGCTTAACACCAACATTCTGAGAACATCAGATTTCCTGACGGGGGCTTTTCCGGCGGAGTATGGCAATGCCAATGCGGCCGTTTTTGATGTGAATTTCAGAAATGGAAATGCCGACAAGTTTGAATTCACCGGACAAATGAGTGCCTACTCGGGCATGGAGCTGATGGCAGAGGGGTCAATCAACAGGGAAAAGAATTCTTCCTTTGTAGCCACCTACCGCTACGGCATAGCCAGCCTGGCCGCCACCGGTACCAGCGCTGTGCCTTATTATCAGGATTTTTCCTTTAAGGTGAACCTGGGGGAAACCAAAATCGGGAAATTCGAAGTGTTCGGACTTGGTGGCTTGAGCAGCATTGATTTCAAAGGCGACGAGGTGAAAGAAGGAGACCTGTTTGCTGACCCGGCCGTGGATGCCTACATCGACAATACCCTGGGGGTAATAGGAATGTCGCACTTGATGCGACCTAACAAAACGACGTACATCAAAACCACCGTAGGTGCATCCACCACTCAAAACAACTACTACCAGGACAACTTGCTGAAAGACAATGGCGGAGAGACCGTTGGGAAATTCAGGGCAACGAACGTGGAGACGGCGGACAGTCGCTACACCCTCTCCTCGGTGGTCAACAAAAAGTTTAATGCCCGGTGGAACCTTCGGGCCGGCTATCTGGGCGAGCTGTATCATGCAGATTTCCTCTACAACGACCGGGACAACCGGGCCGAAATACCGGATGAAAACAACGATGAGATCCCGGACTATTTCATTCCGGTGCGCAATGTGAGCGAATACTACCTGCTGTCGCGGGTTTTTGGTCAGGCAGAGTATAAGCTCACTGACAACCTGAGCACCACCTTTGGGGTGAGCACCCAGTACCTCGGTCTGTCCGAGAGGTTTTCCGTAGAACCACGGGCGGCCCTCAGCTATCAGTTCACCCCCATTCAGCGGATCAGCCTGGCCTATGGTCTGCATTCGCAAATGGCCCCTTCGCCCATCCTTTTCTTGCAGGAAGAAACCAGCCCCGGTGTATTTGAGCGAACCAACAAAAACCTGGATTTTATCAAAAGTCATCATTTTGTGGCGGGGTACGACCGTAACCTGGGCAAAGACTGGCGATTCAAATCGGAGATCTATTACCAGCACCTGTACAATATCCCGGTGCAAAGCACCCCGAGCAGCTATGCCATCATCAACGAAGGGGCGGACTTTGTCTTTGACGAAAGAGGCTCGCTGGTCAATGAAGGAACGGGAAGAAACTATGGCCTGGAGCTCACACTGGAAAAGTTCTTTTCGAACGACTACTACCTGCTGATGACCACCTCGCTGTTTGACTCAAAATATAGCGGGAGCGACGGGATTGAGCGCAGCACCAGCTTCAACAACCAGTTTGTGTACAATGTACTTTTCGGAAAGGAATGGAAATTTGGGCCAGCCCAGCGAAATGCCTGGACGTTTGACACCAAGTTTACAACCTCTGGCGGCAAGCCCTATACGCCTGTGGACCTGGAAGCTACCCGGGCCAATGCCGGACGCGAGGTGCGGATGGACGAGATAGCCTACAGTGAGCGATATGCCAACTACTTCCGCTGGGATGTGAAATTTGGGGTGCGGATGAACAGCTCCAGGCGAAACATTTCCCACCAGTTTTTTGTGGACTTGCAGAACGTGACCAATCGCAAAAATGAATTTGTGCGCCGCTACAACGAGGTGACCGATGAGGTGAATTCCATTAAACAAATCGGCTTTTTTCCTGATGTCATGTACCGAATTCAGTTCTAG
- a CDS encoding sensor histidine kinase has translation MKNFKIREIHVRWVGIFLVGFLVMFTEQEGTPAAALPFWSHYFVSVAFTAIYWNGAYLLFMWFRKVFPEISQTYKRLFLTYMALFVWMSIGGIPFKMALGLVEYTLSGVFLACSEYFMLNIILAIIIGTIYETVFFFEKWKESIQQNEELKNQQIRTQFEVLQNQMSPHFLFNSLNTLTTLIAENQQVAIDFTQKLSEVYRYILQNKERDLVHLHEELDFAKSYLYLLKMRFPDNLTATFNVDKKYEHLSIAPLTIQMLVENAIKHNVVSKADPLHIDVYVENGSSIVVKNNLQKRPVIEKSTKTGLANIRKRYEYLGNRQIEIITTPKNYMVAIPLIDLIENRNIAV, from the coding sequence ATGAAAAACTTCAAAATCAGGGAAATACACGTGCGCTGGGTAGGAATCTTCCTCGTCGGGTTTCTGGTGATGTTCACAGAGCAGGAAGGAACACCAGCTGCCGCCCTACCCTTTTGGTCACATTACTTCGTTTCGGTGGCTTTCACGGCCATCTACTGGAACGGCGCCTATCTCCTCTTTATGTGGTTTCGCAAAGTGTTTCCGGAGATCAGCCAAACGTACAAAAGACTTTTTCTCACTTACATGGCGCTCTTCGTCTGGATGAGCATCGGTGGGATTCCCTTCAAAATGGCACTTGGTCTGGTGGAATATACCCTGAGTGGGGTTTTCCTGGCCTGCTCAGAATACTTCATGCTCAACATCATTCTGGCAATTATCATTGGCACGATCTACGAAACGGTCTTTTTCTTTGAAAAATGGAAGGAATCTATCCAACAAAATGAGGAGCTCAAAAATCAGCAGATTCGTACCCAATTCGAGGTGCTGCAAAACCAGATGAGCCCCCATTTTCTATTCAACAGCCTGAATACCCTCACCACGCTGATCGCGGAAAACCAGCAGGTGGCTATTGATTTCACACAGAAACTCTCTGAAGTATATCGCTACATCTTGCAAAACAAAGAACGGGACCTGGTACATCTCCATGAGGAGCTGGACTTTGCCAAATCGTATTTGTACCTCTTAAAAATGCGTTTTCCGGATAACCTGACAGCCACCTTCAATGTAGACAAGAAATATGAGCACCTCAGCATTGCGCCGTTGACTATACAGATGCTGGTAGAAAATGCCATCAAACACAATGTGGTGTCCAAAGCCGATCCGCTCCACATCGATGTGTATGTAGAGAACGGATCCTCCATCGTAGTGAAGAACAATCTGCAAAAGCGTCCGGTGATCGAGAAGTCCACAAAAACCGGATTGGCCAATATCAGAAAACGCTATGAATACCTGGGCAACAGGCAAATTGAGATCATCACCACCCCCAAAAACTACATGGTTGCTATTCCGTTGATCGACCTGATAGAAAACCGAAACATCGCCGTATGA
- a CDS encoding LytTR family DNA-binding domain-containing protein — translation MKVLIIEDEAPAFRRLQKLLEEINPDIEIVEVLDSVEESVKWFNNHHIPDLIFSDIQLSDGISFDIFDRVPITRPVIFTTAFDEYMLKAFRVNSIDYLLKPIKKEDLEKSLLKYQQMKRVFGGGVDMSELLKNVKLGGQDYKIRFLAKVGDKLVSVETEDVAYFQTRHGVVHMATTQGRTYLLDQALDELMTQLDPNKFFRANRQFIVQFRSISAVHRYHKGKLLIELNPKLEEDVVVSAEKASHFRKWLGD, via the coding sequence ATGAAGGTCCTGATCATTGAAGACGAGGCACCGGCCTTTCGTCGGTTACAAAAGCTGCTCGAAGAAATCAATCCGGATATTGAAATCGTGGAGGTGCTGGACAGTGTGGAGGAAAGTGTAAAATGGTTTAACAACCACCACATTCCAGATCTTATTTTCAGTGACATCCAGCTGAGTGACGGCATTTCATTCGATATTTTTGATCGAGTGCCTATTACCAGGCCCGTTATTTTCACCACCGCGTTTGACGAATACATGCTGAAGGCTTTTCGGGTCAATAGCATTGATTACCTGCTGAAACCCATCAAAAAAGAAGACCTGGAAAAGAGCCTCCTCAAATACCAGCAAATGAAGAGGGTCTTCGGCGGAGGGGTGGATATGAGCGAGCTCCTGAAAAATGTAAAGCTGGGCGGGCAAGACTACAAAATCCGTTTTCTGGCGAAAGTTGGAGACAAACTGGTCTCAGTGGAGACAGAGGATGTGGCCTATTTTCAAACCCGACATGGCGTGGTACACATGGCGACTACCCAGGGCCGAACCTACCTGCTGGATCAGGCCCTGGATGAACTCATGACGCAGCTGGATCCCAATAAATTTTTCCGTGCCAACCGGCAGTTTATTGTACAGTTCAGGTCCATATCGGCGGTACACCGATACCACAAAGGCAAGCTCCTGATAGAGCTGAATCCCAAACTGGAAGAAGACGTGGTAGTGAGTGCCGAAAAGGCAAGCCATTTCAGAAAATGGCTGGGCGATTGA
- a CDS encoding serine hydrolase: METTKNSISFEGKKLSVQKRLLVALGVIVTIGIFMRFINFPNSSRSSSAENRAEMQPAGLPIVMNDSLIRPLTTLLNSSLQKDLDGIIASNKKWATLASQKKMCIGLVDLRDSYNVKFARVNGNDMMYAASLPKIAVLLTATESIDQGLLEETDEIKSDMRMMIAKSDNAATTRMIDRVGLDKIAEVMQDPKYDFYDEEKGGGLWVGKRYASTGPRNGDPLKNISHGATATQVCRYYYLLAFGQLVNYERSKQMLAYLGDPMLHHKFVNTLDQVAPRAQVFRKSGSWRNYHSDSALVWGPTWRRYILVALVEDEDGEKIMRELIMEVDKKLKPKI, from the coding sequence ATGGAAACCACAAAAAACTCAATTTCATTTGAAGGAAAGAAGCTCTCCGTCCAAAAGAGGCTTCTGGTCGCACTGGGTGTAATTGTCACCATTGGTATTTTCATGCGGTTCATCAACTTCCCCAACAGTTCCCGGTCCTCATCCGCCGAAAACAGGGCTGAGATGCAGCCCGCCGGACTGCCGATCGTGATGAATGACTCACTGATCCGTCCACTCACCACACTCCTGAACAGCTCCCTGCAAAAAGACCTGGATGGCATCATTGCTTCCAATAAAAAGTGGGCGACGCTGGCCAGTCAAAAGAAGATGTGCATCGGACTCGTGGACTTAAGGGACTCCTACAACGTGAAGTTTGCCCGGGTCAATGGCAACGATATGATGTATGCTGCCAGCCTCCCCAAAATAGCCGTACTGCTGACAGCCACAGAGTCGATCGATCAGGGGCTGCTGGAGGAAACCGATGAGATAAAATCCGACATGCGCATGATGATCGCCAAGAGTGACAATGCAGCCACCACCAGGATGATAGACCGGGTAGGTCTGGATAAGATTGCTGAAGTAATGCAGGACCCCAAATACGACTTCTACGACGAAGAAAAAGGGGGTGGCCTTTGGGTAGGCAAGCGCTACGCCAGCACGGGACCCAGAAATGGCGATCCACTGAAAAACATCAGCCATGGTGCCACAGCCACACAGGTGTGCAGGTACTATTACCTGTTGGCCTTTGGGCAGCTCGTGAACTATGAGCGCTCAAAACAAATGCTCGCCTACTTAGGAGATCCCATGCTGCACCATAAATTTGTCAACACCCTGGATCAGGTGGCGCCACGGGCACAGGTTTTCCGAAAATCAGGATCGTGGAGAAATTATCATTCTGACTCAGCACTCGTTTGGGGTCCTACGTGGAGAAGGTATATATTGGTGGCCCTGGTAGAGGATGAAGATGGTGAAAAGATCATGCGTGAACTCATCATGGAAGTGGATAAAAAATTAAAACCGAAAATTTAA